From a region of the Arachis ipaensis cultivar K30076 chromosome B09, Araip1.1, whole genome shotgun sequence genome:
- the LOC107617209 gene encoding uncharacterized protein LOC107617209, whose translation MEKNASFPTKKHLHKNDFDPPPPRPCHCLLTCMLLTLLFVALVVVLWPGEPDVKITQLSVKRVKATAMFMLSVTIKVQNRDVYWMDLKEVDVGMKYRGRKLGHVESGRWHVRGWGWCHVYGDLEFGGLPPVDVVHLIEDIKKGSALFHGVAEVSGQLGFFGFRSPYVFKAVRACDVLVNTKNQTVVHQHCIRKD comes from the exons ATGGAAAAGAACGCATCTTTCCCAACAAAAAAGCACCTTCACAAAAACGACTTCGATCCACCACCACCACGCCCATGCCACTGCCTGCTAACATGCATGCTCCTGACTCTTCTCTTTGTGGCCTTGGTCGTCGTGTTATGGCCCGGGGAACCGGACGTGAAGATCACGCAGCTGAGCGTGAAGCGCGTGAAGGCGACGGCGATGTTCATGCTTTCCGTGACGATTAAGGTTCAAAACCGCGACGTGTACTGGATGGATCTGAAGGAGGTGGACGTGGGGATGAAGTACAGAGGGAGAAAGCTGGGTCACGTGGAGTCTGGGAGGTGGCACGTGAGGGGGTGGGGATGGTGCCATGTGTACGGTGATTTAGAGTTCGGTGGATTGCCTCCCGTGGATGTGGTGCATCTGATTGAAGATATCAAGAAGGGAAGTGCTTTATTTCATGGTGTTGCGGAAGTTTCTGGCCAACTTGGCTTTTTTGGATTTCGCTCTCCGTACGTCTTTAAG GCAGTACGGGCATGTGACGTTTTGGTTAAtacaaaaaatcaaacagttgTTCATCAACATTGTATCCGTAAG GACTAA
- the LOC107614635 gene encoding uncharacterized protein LOC107614635: protein MANSNSHSNSITVTSSTKHHFKNGIVFRPCRHCCCCITFTLVILLSAASIFVFWPSDPDVKIEQLSLRHVKVHPIPPVSAVLLISVAVKVRNGDIYWMDLTDVDIGVRYRGIKLGHVETEEWHVRGWGWCHVFGDIEYSRLPSSDVIHLVEDMTKGKTTFHVLVEVSGQLGFLIFRFPYVFKAIRSCDVLVNTKNHSIIHQHCLHKDSSW, encoded by the exons ATGGCAAACTCAAACTCACACTCAAACTCAATAACAGTAACCTCCTCCACTAAGCACCATTTCAAAAACGGCATCGTTTTTAGGCCGTGTCGTCACTGCTGCTGCTGCATCACATTCACGTTAGTGATTCTCCTCTCCGCTGCATCGATCTTTGTGTTCTGGCCATCGGATCCGGACGTGAAGATCGAACAGCTGAGCTTGAGGCACGTGAAAGTTCACCCGATACCGCCGGTGAGCGCGGTGCTGCTGATCTCAGTGGCGGTGAAGGTGCGAAACGGGGACATCTACTGGATGGATCTGACGGACGTTGACATTGGAGTGAGGTACAGAGGGATCAAACTGGGTCATGTGGAGACAGAGGAGTGGCACGTGAGAGGATGGGGATGGTGCCACGTGTTCGGTGATATTGAGTACAGTAGGTTACCATCGTCGGATGTGATTCACTTGGTGGAGGACATGACGAAGGGAAAAACCACCTttcatgttcttgttgaggtTTCTGGCCAGCTTGGATTTCTTATCTTTCGCTTTCCTTATGTCTTCAAG GCAATACGATCATGTGACGTTTTGGTCAATACAAAAAATCATTCAATAATTCATCAACATTGTCTCCATAAG GACTCATCATGGTAA